A region from the Lentimicrobiaceae bacterium genome encodes:
- the ilvA gene encoding threonine ammonia-lyase, whose protein sequence is MSINTCDMPMPVLSDIIKANKKLDKIVKRTDLERSKSFSNMVNAQVFLKLENLQSTGSFKIRGAYYHISQLSPEDKKRGVLCASAGNHAQGVAYAATKLGVKSTVFMPEFAPPIKVIATRSYGANVILKGDTFNDAYEAAMEYADKCGAVFVHPYNHPDIIAGTGTIGLEIFEQLDNIDMVFVPVGGGGLISGIAIALKSMNPNIKIIGVEAEGAHSMRVSLDNGKLTPFVSGNTIADGIAVKAPGNLNFEIVKKYVDDVVVVNDNEIAQACYIMLQRAKNLSEPSGVASLAAILNKKVNVKNKNVVAVISGGNINTSILEQIIEKGVIGQGLRARIAVLIPDQAGMLSQIIRILEKLRASIHDIEHERSITNVPVGHVQVTITFNLQDTSQLEIVGKELKSRGLQYRILK, encoded by the coding sequence ATGAGTATAAATACATGTGATATGCCTATGCCTGTATTATCAGACATAATAAAGGCAAACAAAAAATTAGATAAAATAGTAAAACGTACAGATTTAGAGCGCAGCAAGTCGTTTTCTAACATGGTAAATGCACAAGTGTTTTTAAAACTAGAAAATTTACAATCTACCGGCTCATTTAAGATACGTGGAGCTTACTATCATATTAGCCAACTGAGCCCCGAAGACAAAAAACGTGGCGTTCTTTGCGCTTCTGCAGGAAATCACGCACAGGGTGTTGCCTACGCTGCGACAAAATTAGGTGTTAAGAGCACGGTTTTTATGCCCGAATTTGCACCCCCAATAAAAGTTATTGCAACCAGAAGCTACGGAGCCAACGTTATCTTAAAAGGAGATACTTTTAACGATGCCTACGAAGCTGCTATGGAATACGCCGACAAATGTGGTGCTGTTTTTGTTCACCCCTACAATCATCCGGATATTATTGCTGGAACCGGAACAATAGGTTTGGAGATATTTGAGCAATTGGATAATATCGACATGGTTTTTGTTCCTGTTGGTGGTGGCGGACTTATTTCAGGAATTGCTATTGCTTTAAAAAGCATGAACCCAAACATTAAAATTATTGGAGTTGAAGCAGAGGGAGCCCATAGTATGAGAGTTTCATTGGACAATGGTAAGCTAACGCCTTTTGTATCGGGAAATACAATAGCCGACGGTATTGCAGTTAAAGCTCCGGGTAATCTTAACTTTGAAATTGTTAAAAAATACGTTGATGACGTTGTGGTTGTTAACGACAATGAAATAGCTCAAGCCTGCTATATTATGCTACAGCGTGCTAAAAACTTATCTGAACCATCGGGAGTTGCCTCTTTAGCCGCTATATTAAACAAAAAAGTTAATGTTAAAAATAAAAATGTAGTTGCAGTTATAAGCGGAGGAAATATTAATACCAGTATTTTAGAGCAAATTATTGAAAAAGGCGTTATAGGACAAGGGTTAAGAGCCAGAATAGCTGTTCTGATTCCCGACCAAGCCGGTATGCTAAGTCAAATTATTAGAATTTTGGAGAAATTACGTGCTTCTATTCACGATATCGAGCACGAACGTTCTATTACTAATGTTCCTGTCGGACACGTACAAGTTACAATAACCTTTAACCTTCAAGATACTTCGCAACTTGAAATAGTTGGTAAAGAACTTAAAAGTAGAGGCTTACAGTACAGAATTTTGAAATAG
- a CDS encoding class I SAM-dependent RNA methyltransferase, producing the protein MSTKNQIRNEEQIFIAKTISGLEEILAQELIEIGAKDVVVINRAVSFKGDKYLLYKANFTLRTAQRILMPLFSFPLQTEDDLYRQIKDYPWEDVIKINQTIAMDAVVSKSEFTHSHFVALRSKDALVDRFREKYNGRRPNVDTDDPDFRINIHIYEDKCDISLDSSGASLHKRGYRIGNAEAPLSEVLAAGLIRMSNWDKNSPFIDPMCGSGTILIEAAMYANNFPAGMYRSKFGFMNWKDFDEDLWKQVKQDAFDNVVEFEHEVLGYDNSRKNLAVAKANINNARLHLDIKVDIEDIENLKNNTEKGGVIVINPPYGERIKTKDIISLYKSIGNTLKREFTGYKAGIISADENAIKFIGLKPSKRYTVYNGQLECKYHVFELYQGSKKANKESSSDFISSKPKRQKDNFQKDKFQKDKYQKDKYQKDKSKTDYSNEKKGRRSTNTSDFASKTKKTYRKSNK; encoded by the coding sequence ATGTCGACCAAAAACCAAATACGAAACGAAGAACAGATTTTTATCGCCAAAACAATTTCGGGTTTGGAAGAAATTCTTGCTCAGGAACTGATAGAAATTGGAGCAAAAGATGTCGTTGTTATAAACAGAGCTGTTTCGTTTAAAGGAGATAAATACCTACTTTATAAAGCAAATTTCACTTTACGAACGGCTCAGCGAATATTAATGCCTTTGTTTTCTTTTCCGTTGCAAACTGAAGATGATTTGTACCGACAAATTAAAGACTACCCCTGGGAAGACGTAATAAAAATAAATCAGACGATAGCTATGGATGCTGTTGTGTCGAAATCGGAGTTTACTCATTCTCATTTTGTAGCGCTACGTTCGAAAGATGCTTTGGTCGACAGATTTAGAGAAAAGTACAATGGCAGGAGACCTAATGTAGACACCGATGACCCCGATTTTAGGATTAACATTCACATTTACGAAGACAAATGCGATATTTCTTTAGATAGCTCAGGAGCTTCTTTGCACAAAAGAGGGTACAGAATTGGTAATGCCGAAGCTCCGCTGAGTGAGGTGTTGGCTGCAGGACTTATCCGTATGAGTAATTGGGACAAAAATTCGCCTTTTATCGACCCAATGTGTGGCTCGGGAACAATTCTTATTGAAGCAGCTATGTATGCCAATAACTTTCCTGCCGGAATGTACCGCTCAAAATTCGGCTTTATGAATTGGAAAGATTTTGACGAAGATTTGTGGAAACAAGTCAAACAAGACGCTTTCGACAATGTTGTTGAATTTGAACATGAAGTTTTGGGATACGATAATTCCAGAAAAAATCTTGCCGTAGCCAAAGCTAATATCAATAATGCTCGACTTCATTTAGATATAAAAGTTGATATTGAAGACATAGAAAATCTTAAAAACAATACCGAAAAAGGCGGTGTTATTGTTATTAATCCGCCGTACGGCGAAAGAATTAAAACTAAAGATATTATTTCTTTATACAAAAGCATCGGCAACACTCTTAAACGTGAGTTTACGGGATATAAAGCAGGAATAATAAGTGCCGATGAAAATGCTATTAAATTTATTGGTCTCAAACCTTCTAAAAGGTACACAGTTTATAACGGTCAGTTGGAATGCAAATATCACGTATTTGAACTTTATCAAGGAAGCAAAAAAGCTAATAAGGAAAGTTCTTCTGATTTCATAAGTAGTAAACCAAAACGTCAGAAGGACAATTTTCAGAAAGATAAATTTCAGAAGGATAAATATCAGAAAGACAAATATCAGAAAGATAAAAGCAAAACTGATTATTCAAATGAGAAAAAAGGTAGGAGAAGCACTAACACATCAGATTTTGCAAGTAAAACCAAAAAGACTTACAGAAAGTCAAATAAATAA
- a CDS encoding thioesterase family protein — MIQLGITGTDKLTVKEKNLATWFKTGLAPVYATPSMIAFMEETSMYSVMPYLEEGDITVGISVNIKHVKACTVGSEVVCHTKLEKIEDNILTFYVEVTLDDEKIGYGYHERAIVDRERFLKKL; from the coding sequence ATGATACAATTAGGAATTACAGGAACTGATAAACTAACAGTAAAAGAAAAAAATCTTGCAACATGGTTCAAAACAGGACTTGCACCTGTGTACGCTACACCATCTATGATAGCATTTATGGAGGAAACTTCTATGTACAGCGTAATGCCTTACCTAGAAGAAGGCGATATTACCGTTGGAATTAGTGTAAACATAAAGCACGTAAAAGCTTGTACTGTCGGCTCTGAAGTTGTATGCCACACGAAATTGGAAAAAATTGAAGATAACATACTAACCTTTTACGTTGAAGTTACACTAGATGATGAAAAAATCGGGTACGGTTATCACGAAAGAGCCATAGTTGATAGAGAACGATTTTTAAAAAAGCTATAA